The genome window GCTATTGGATACGATCGACCGGATGTTGTGGGACCTGGCGAGCCGGAGCGCCCGTCTCCCCATCTACAAGCTGCTTGGCGCATGCCGAGAAAGTGTGCCCGCCTACTGCAACGTGGGCGGCCGCACCATCGACGATCTGGTGGCCCACGCGGTGCAGCGCGTGGAAGAAGAGGGATTCATCGGCTGCAAGGATCATTCCTACCGAGGGGTGAAGGCCAACGGGGAAATGGCCGTCAAGTTACGGGAAGCGCTCGGTGATAACATCATGCTCTTTCACGATCCCGTCGAGTCGTACACCTACGAAGAGGCCGTGAAAATCGGGCGCATCATGGAGAAGTGCAGTTACCGGTGGATCGAAGAGCCCCTGCAGGACTACGACATCCTTGGTCTGAAGAAACTGTGCGCCACCCTTGACCTCCCGGTCCTGACCCTGGAATGGATCGGCGCCATCGGGGGACAGCCGTACAACACGGCGCCGTACCTGGCGATGCAGGCCGCCGATATCGTCCGGCAGCGGGGCATCGGAATCACCGGACAGATCAAGCAGGCCCAGTTGGCCGAGAGCTTCGGCGTGGAGGTGCACGGAGGTGATCCCCACGTCATCCTGGCCATCGGAAACGACCCCGTCTTCGAGGCCTTCATGGGGCTGCGGCCACGCCCGCCTGACGAGGAACTCGACTGCCGGGGCACGCTCGTCGTGGAAGACGGCGCCATGTCCATCGCCTGGAGCGACCGTCCAGCGCCGGAACCGGACTGGGACGAAATGGCGCGGAGCGCGGTCGCGGTGATCTGAAATTTGACGCCGGAAGAATGCTTGACAGCATATTTTGCTATCATTAGTTTTCTGGTGTCAACCAGACAGAAAAGGAGGCCGCGATGAGTACCACTGTCACTGTCCGCGGCATTGATCCGGCGGACAAAGCCTGGCTCAAACGAGAGGCGCGACAAGTCGGCGTGTCTATGGAAGAATTCATCCGTCATATGATCCGCGAGAAGCGTGCAAAGGCTGAGCACCGCGCATCGCCTTCCGAGGCTTTCAAGCGGTATTTCGGGCCCGAAAACGGGGTCGAGCTACCGGAGTCCGGGCACTATGCATACCGTAAGGTCGAGTTCGCAAGTGAGCGTGAGACGTGAACACTCCTGTTGCCTGGCTCCTCGATGCGAATGTCATTTCAGAAATGATGCGCCCACATCCAGATCCACGTGTCGCTGCGTTTCTGGATAAGATCGCCGACCAGGGGATTGGTCTTGCATCCATTACGGTCTGGGAGATCCTCAATGGCATTGGCCTTCTCGATGCCGG of Gemmatimonadota bacterium contains these proteins:
- a CDS encoding plasmid stabilization protein; its protein translation is MSTTVTVRGIDPADKAWLKREARQVGVSMEEFIRHMIREKRAKAEHRASPSEAFKRYFGPENGVELPESGHYAYRKVEFASERET
- a CDS encoding type II toxin-antitoxin system VapC family toxin, which gives rise to MNTPVAWLLDANVISEMMRPHPDPRVAAFLDKIADQGIGLASITVWEILNGIGLLDAGRRREALADRFQNLLDDLFEDRIYDWTLNDARECALIMEAKRRRCEALEYHLPDAF